In Mugil cephalus isolate CIBA_MC_2020 chromosome 7, CIBA_Mcephalus_1.1, whole genome shotgun sequence, the sequence CACTGATGCACTGTAAAGACAATGTCTAAATAGAGCAAAGCTGCAGTTGTTTCATGAGTATCTCTGTGTGTTACTAAGCAGGTACCTCTTCTGGGAGTCCTAGTCGCTTTGCCGGAATAAGTGGAACGGACCGCGCGAAAAGCTGTGGTCCAAGTTCCTTATAGTTTGCCATCGCAGTTTTGGAAAAGATAGTACCCTGAaaccaaacaaatacacaaacatatacTCAGTGCATAACCAAAACCTCTAAAACTCAATAACCTTTGACTGGGACATACAGGTGCAACAGCATTGACTCGCACTCCTGACGCTGCCCACTCAATGGCGAGACTCTTTGTCAAGTTGTCCACTGCTGCCCTCGCTGCTCCTGTGTGACTGTCACAGACACGAGACACGGGGTtgcaacaaaaaggaaaacaaagagcgAAGCTGTAGGTTTTCTGCGTTCATTGGAATAGATTCTTACGCCATGCCTGGGAAGCCTTTCCACATGTCAGCGATGATGTTGATGATCACACCTCCATGCTGCTTCATCCATGCGGAGTAGACTGTGTGGAGAGCACCGGTCACACCGACAGCTTAAAGACCCAGCCTGAACCAGTGTTAGCTGTGTGGGGCTTACCCTCCTTGCAGCAGTGGAAGGTTCCATTCAGGTTGGTGTCCACCACAGCCTTCCAGCCATTGGAGGACATGTTCTCTACAGGGCTGGTGAACTGACCCCCACCGTTGTTCACCAGGTAGTCTATCCGACCGTACTGCTTCAGCACCGATGACACTAGGGCTTTCACCTGCAGGGAAGCAGAACGAGAGCAAGTCAGACGACAGCATCAGCGCGCAGCACATTCAAAGGCTGAAAGTGTTCTTACCTCAGCCTCATTGCGGATGTTACATGGCAGAGGGGTGACACTTGCAGGACTGGCAGGAGggattttttgtttcatctcctCAGCAGCCGCTTGCAGCTTTTCAGCTTTCCTACTGGAGATCACCACGTTACAGCCTGAAGACAAAACAACCAGCCACTGACACACAATACAattttgagaaagaaaagagaaacagctgCTTAGCAGTTAATTAATTCGTTCTTAACGATGTTAAGACCCTGAAAACGGACTGTGATGCATTCAATGACTCTCCATAAATTAGGTATAAAATGATTAAGACTTTTATGCTGAAGCAACATTCACTTCCATTGCCTcacatttttagattttgaCCGTAGTAACTGAACATTGTAGGTCTATGttttaataatgttaaaaaaaatcaaggtcTTTGCTGGACAACTGCACAACTGCAATAAATGTGTCGAAGTTCACTGGCTGCTTGTATCAGTCAGTTGCTGCTCATTCCTGACTGTGTTGTTCAGTAAAACCGCGCCTTGCCACTGTGACATGACTTCACTCACCCAGCTCTAGCAACTCTGCAGAAATAGCTTTACCGATCCCGGTCCCTCCACCCGTCACTATTGCAACTTTATTATTGAACaagccaggtctgaacacacttGCAGCCGCCATTCTTCTTTCTTGAGTGTGCTGAGTTTAAACTGACTGAGCTGGAGGTGCAGCGCCCTCTCGTGGATGCTCTTCTGAAGGGGCGTGACCGTGACGCTGTCCTTCTACTTCATGTGGGGTTATTGGTAATTTTGCACCTGCTGGGTGTAATACTGCCCCCCGCAGGACAAAATTAGATACTACGACTGTGCTTCAAATATTCTTATGGATTGATTCTCAATGTGGCCaagaagttaaataaaagataaaccaTGTAGAtctgtagatgttttttttctgtgttataCTTGATACatttcaggggaaaaaaaattcagtttCAGGTCATCCACACTGACATAACAGTGGATGTTGTCAAGCAATTTACAACTGCTGATTTAATCCATAATCCTTCTAGTTCCCAAGTAattctcatcttctgtaactgCGTGTCCTCTgggagattgtgtgtgtgtatgggggggAAAATGTTGACTCTGCTGCTGAATCTGCAGTTTCCTTTTCCCCAATATGTCCAGGAACACAGCAAAGTCTTACACCAGTGCCTGCCCCTACTATTTGAGATGAACCCTATCAGGATAAGCTGTTGAAGCTCTtatgaaagcagctgtgactgtTGTTGCATCACTACCATCTTGAAGAATTGTTTacagagctgttttttttttctcttc encodes:
- the pecr gene encoding peroxisomal trans-2-enoyl-CoA reductase isoform X1 yields the protein MAAASVFRPGLFNNKVAIVTGGGTGIGKAISAELLELGCNVVISSRKAEKLQAAAEEMKQKIPPASPASVTPLPCNIRNEAEVKALVSSVLKQYGRIDYLVNNGGGQFTSPVENMSSNGWKAVVDTNLNGTFHCCKEVYSAWMKQHGGVIINIIADMWKGFPGMAHTGAARAAVDNLTKSLAIEWAASGVRVNAVAPGTIFSKTAMANYKELGPQLFARSVPLIPAKRLGLPEEISSAVCFLLSPAASYISGATLRVDAGQSLYHSMWEIPDHSAWPEAPDGENMDALKELFNPQSKL
- the pecr gene encoding peroxisomal trans-2-enoyl-CoA reductase isoform X2 — its product is MAAASVFRPGLFNNKVAIVTGGGTGIGKAISAELLELGCNVVISSRKAEKLQAAAEEMKQKIPPASPASVTPLPCNIRNEAEVKALVSSVLKQYGRIDYLVNNGGGQFTSPVENMSSNGWKAVVDTNLNGTFHCCKEVYSAWMKQHGGVIINIIADMWKGFPGMAHTGAARAAVDNLTKSLAIEWAASGVRVNAVAPGTIFSKTAMANYKELGPQLFARSVPLIPAKRLGLPEEFYRHW